In the Planctomycetaceae bacterium genome, TGCCAGTCCGCCGGAGGAAATGTTCGACGTCGTCGATGCCGATGACCATGTCATCCAGCAGTTGCCGCGATCTGAAGTGCATCGTCGCAAACTGCTGCATCGCGCTGTGCATGTCTTTCTGTTTCGATCTGATGGTCGCCTTCTGATTCACAAACGAAGCCCGGCCAAAGAAGAATTTCCTTCGGTGTGGACGTCGTCAGCCAGTGGGCATGTCAGCGCCGGAGAAGATTACGATTCGTGTGTGCCACGAGAGTTGAAGGAGGAGCTGGGTCTCCGGGCACAGTTGATGCGACTTCAGAAGTTTGCGGCCTGCGAAGCAACGTCCTGGGAATTTACAGTGCTGTATTCGGCCTGCAGTGATGATGAGATCCATTTCGATCCGGTTGAAATGACTGAGGTGCGCTGGATGGAACTCACAGAGATCGACAAATGGATTGAAGACAACCCCGGGGATTTTTCGCCAGCGTTTCGCCTCCTGTTTCAATGGTTTCAATCTCAACCTAAAGTTCAGGACAGTTGAATCGGTTTTGAATTCGCGGTTGTTACGCACGACGCCGATCCTGGCACAGGGTTCCGTGCATAAGGCTGTGTGGCATTGCTCTGATACTGGATTCATTCTTCAATTTCGTTTTGTCGGCAGCACTGTCCCGGATTACGACTTGTACGAATATCTGCAACCGGGCGGAGAGGCCTCCGGGCATCATCTGAAGAAGCCGTCCGCGGTCATTATGAGGCTCCCCCAAACGGCCTGGCACTCACTTCTGTTCTTCAAAGTTTTGCTATGAAGCGATCCGGAAACGAAACCATAACGCTCACACATGCACAGTTCCTGATCAGCGCAGGGGCGTTTGAAGGAATGTTGCTTGCTGTGGCGTTCCTTCTGGGCTGGGGATTAAGTTGCCATCCCACCGCGCATCTGCACTGGGACAAAACCGATTTGATGATGGGTCTCTTGGCAACAATCCCAATGTTGTTGTTGCTGGCCGTTTGCTTTGTTTCGACATCCAAGGGAATTGTCGCGATCCGGGTATTTCTGAGGGAAACGCTTGGGCCTTTACTGAATCGATGCAATCTGCTGGATTTATTTCTGTTGGCTTTGCTGGCCGGTCTTTGCGAAGAAGTGCTGTTTCGGGGGCTGCTGTATTTTCTGATCCACCCCTGGAACCCCACGTTGGCAGTGATAGTGAGCAACCTGCTGTTTGGGTTCGCTCATGCGGTCACGCCATTTTACGCTATGCTCGCCGCCTTTATGGGACTGTACCTGACGGCCTTGCTGGCTGTTGATCCGACGCCAAATTTATTGATACCAATCACCGCCCACACGGCCTACGACTTTGTGGCGTTTCTGGTTGTTATCTGGGATTGGCGGCGCTGGAAAAGGCTGAATCCTCAGTACAGCCCATCGGCAGATGCGTCAGCCGAGGACGAAGAGACAGATGCCAACAAGCCGTAGTCGGTTATTGTGACTGGGCGATTTCTGCGATGGCGGACAGGGCCGCGTCGATCTGTGATTCTTCGGTGAAACAGCCGGGGCTGAATCTGACAGCACCATTGAGGTCAAATGTGTTGAGTGTTCTATGGGCCAGAGGTGCGCAGTGAAGGCCAGCGCGCGTCTGAATATCGAATGACTGGTCCAGAATCATTGCCACATCGCGGCAGTCCAGTCCGTCGATGTTCATGCTGAGGATCGGACAGCAGTCCGCAACGGCAGCATCGTCTGCAAGCGGACCATAGATCCTGACTCCGTTCATGTCCCGGAGGCCAGCGGCAAGCCGTTTGGTCAGGTCCAATGTGTGGCGATGAACCGCATCAACTGTTTGCGAGCTCAGCCACTGCGTCGAAGCCTGCAGACCACAGATTCCCGGCAGGTTCATGTTGCCACTCTCCAGCAGGTCCGGCATCTGGGATGGCTGACGCATGGACTCGCTGGATGAACCAGTGCCACCGCACCGGATGGGTTGAATCAGTTTTTCCAGACCCGGACGAACTGCAAGAATGCCTGTGCCGAGAGGACCCAGCAGACCTTTGTGGCCGGCTGCGGCCAGGAAGTCCACGTCCAGATCCTTCATGCTGAATGGAACGTGTCCGGCCGTTTGAGCCGCATCCAGCATCACCATTGTTCCCGCCTGGTGTGCCAGATCCACGATTTCGCGAACTGGCTGGATGACGCCGGTAACATTCGATGCGTGGCTGATCACCGCCAGTCGAGCGGATGATTCATGCAGTGAACGTTCAAAGTCAGCCGGATCAACAAGGCCTGTGACCGGATCGAAATCCACGAGATCGAACAGCAAACCGATTTCATCCTGCAACTGATGCAGTGGCCTCAGGACGGAATTGTGTTCCATCGTTGTGGCGATCACTCGATCACCTGGACGTACTAGTCCTCGAATGATCAGGTTCAGGCTGTCGGTGCAGTTAAATGTCAGGGCGACATGCGACGCCGCGGGAAGTCCGAGCAACCGTGTGAGCTGGACGCGGCATTGCTGAACCATGTGGCCGTTAGCTTCGGCCAGAGCATGCTGTCCTCTGCCAAAAGCAGTGCCGTTGTTTCGCATCCAGTGGTCGACGGCATCGTAAACCGATTCCGGTTTGGGAAAGCTGGTCGCCGCATTGTCCAGATACATGGTGCTTGATGCCAATGCCGCAATTGGGCCATGCTGTTGTTTTGGGCAACAGCGATTCTCGAACAAATTCGAAATGGGATCGAATGGGGGAGCGAATTGAATGGCTCAACTCGCTCCCGGGATTCAACGGAAATTAATCCTGACCTGGCAACCAGAGACCGCCACCGGATCCGCTGGCTGCAGGTTGACCGGCATCTGAACCGGGCGTCCAGAGTGATCCGCCGCCGACACCCACACCGTCCAGCTCTGACAGAAGGTGCTGACAGTCCGATTCAATCAGGTGCATTTCAAGGACTTCGCGGATTTCAGGAAGCTTCGCGAAGTACCGATCGCGAATTCGATGCAGCAACGGAATCAGCTTTGGGTCTTCCGGATCCCCAAGCCGCATCGATAGTTCTCGAATTTCTGCTTCCAGTTGTTCGCGAAAATGACTCGGCCCTTTCGGGACTGCATCATGGGCTTTTTCGAAGCACGTGTTCATGGTGGTGCTGTCGTTGTTGGAGACGGCAAGTGCTGCTCGCATCATGCAGCCGCGCACCACCCCAAACGATTCGAGGGCAGCCGGGCGGTTGAGCAATTCATCCAGCCCGCGCTGAGCCATATCCGGAAAGCCGAGCATGGAAGCACGGTTACAGAATTCCTGGAGCTGATCGTCGCTGAGCTTTGTGCAGTCCAGGCGTTCGAGATGAAACGTTGGAAGTGCTGCGCAGTGCTGACCCTCTGGTAAGTCCATCGTGTCGGGCACTTGAAGGTGCAGCCGATTGAATAAATCGTCAACATTCACTCGACGATCGGCATAGCGGGCAATCACGTCCAGCGACAGGACGCTGGCTGTGAGGGGAATCTTCAGAGATGCATCTTCAGCAGCCTCAAGCGGAGACTTGCCGCCGAGCGCAGTTTTGGGAGACGACAGCCAGTTCTCTGCCAGCTCACGATCCCGGGCAAATTCCAGTTCACGAAATCTTGGCTTTGATACGCTTTTGGGACGATGCAGGTCGATTGCAAAGTCCCTGGCTTCACGAACGATGTAGCTGCTGACGGGTTGAGGTTCGCGTGGAGATTCAGCGACAAGCTGCTCAGCAAGCAGTGATCGCAGCAAATCGAGTGCTCTTTCCGCGTTGTCGTCAGAAACTGTCACAGCAAGTTGCGAGTGTGGAATTCCACTTTCTGCACCCGCTTGTTCGCTCACCAGATCCAGTACGTCAACGTCGGCAAGAATGACGGGAAGGTCCGTCCATGCAGCAACATCGGTATCGGGGGCAGGTCGGTCGAAGATCTCAAACGATGCGGTTCGGGTGAGGAAATCTGAGTAAGATTTCTCTTCGTCCTCTTCCCGCTCTGATTTATCCCGGTGTGTCTGGACGGATTGTTCAAGAAGACTTACTACCATCGAGGTGCTTTGAATGCTCAGATAGTGTGTCTTCGAAGGAATCTGGCAGTCAGGATTTTCCTGATCGATGATTTGAGCGAGCCATTCAGCCTGAATAGCGTGAGTCGGATCCGAGAGCAAAGTGGCGGCCTGATGCAGGGATTGACATGCATCTTTCATG is a window encoding:
- a CDS encoding aminotransferase class V-fold PLP-dependent enzyme codes for the protein MYLDNAATSFPKPESVYDAVDHWMRNNGTAFGRGQHALAEANGHMVQQCRVQLTRLLGLPAASHVALTFNCTDSLNLIIRGLVRPGDRVIATTMEHNSVLRPLHQLQDEIGLLFDLVDFDPVTGLVDPADFERSLHESSARLAVISHASNVTGVIQPVREIVDLAHQAGTMVMLDAAQTAGHVPFSMKDLDVDFLAAAGHKGLLGPLGTGILAVRPGLEKLIQPIRCGGTGSSSESMRQPSQMPDLLESGNMNLPGICGLQASTQWLSSQTVDAVHRHTLDLTKRLAAGLRDMNGVRIYGPLADDAAVADCCPILSMNIDGLDCRDVAMILDQSFDIQTRAGLHCAPLAHRTLNTFDLNGAVRFSPGCFTEESQIDAALSAIAEIAQSQ
- a CDS encoding CPBP family intramembrane glutamic endopeptidase, producing MKRSGNETITLTHAQFLISAGAFEGMLLAVAFLLGWGLSCHPTAHLHWDKTDLMMGLLATIPMLLLLAVCFVSTSKGIVAIRVFLRETLGPLLNRCNLLDLFLLALLAGLCEEVLFRGLLYFLIHPWNPTLAVIVSNLLFGFAHAVTPFYAMLAAFMGLYLTALLAVDPTPNLLIPITAHTAYDFVAFLVVIWDWRRWKRLNPQYSPSADASAEDEETDANKP
- a CDS encoding tetratricopeptide repeat protein, producing the protein MSHDPYSPCPCGSGKKLKFCCADILPDMIKAHRLMDNQPEAAEKILRDLLARYPSREVIVGELCMILPQQGRHEEAREMVAQFLKDNPDHPMGLIWMARLCLLMDGFEASRRVLHRAFQISSRSFPLQIADLANSVGIYLVASGEYLGGREHLGLAVRLAGTENGRRYLMNLAMLEADGSIPYLLRTPHALLPVSGSDEIMQQDLRARKLSIIGCWEPASILYSRMAEAAPGDGAIQFNLGLCKAWDGRMKDACQSLHQAATLLSDPTHAIQAEWLAQIIDQENPDCQIPSKTHYLSIQSTSMVVSLLEQSVQTHRDKSEREEDEEKSYSDFLTRTASFEIFDRPAPDTDVAAWTDLPVILADVDVLDLVSEQAGAESGIPHSQLAVTVSDDNAERALDLLRSLLAEQLVAESPREPQPVSSYIVREARDFAIDLHRPKSVSKPRFRELEFARDRELAENWLSSPKTALGGKSPLEAAEDASLKIPLTASVLSLDVIARYADRRVNVDDLFNRLHLQVPDTMDLPEGQHCAALPTFHLERLDCTKLSDDQLQEFCNRASMLGFPDMAQRGLDELLNRPAALESFGVVRGCMMRAALAVSNNDSTTMNTCFEKAHDAVPKGPSHFREQLEAEIRELSMRLGDPEDPKLIPLLHRIRDRYFAKLPEIREVLEMHLIESDCQHLLSELDGVGVGGGSLWTPGSDAGQPAASGSGGGLWLPGQD
- a CDS encoding NUDIX domain-containing protein, translated to MTPIEPASPPEEMFDVVDADDHVIQQLPRSEVHRRKLLHRAVHVFLFRSDGRLLIHKRSPAKEEFPSVWTSSASGHVSAGEDYDSCVPRELKEELGLRAQLMRLQKFAACEATSWEFTVLYSACSDDEIHFDPVEMTEVRWMELTEIDKWIEDNPGDFSPAFRLLFQWFQSQPKVQDS